Within Anthonomus grandis grandis chromosome 19, icAntGran1.3, whole genome shotgun sequence, the genomic segment AACCAGTCCGCGCATCGGAAATACGGCTGCGACAGTCCACAGTGGCACGTGATCTTGATCATCTGCTTACAGGGTGGACAAGCGCCGGAATGGCAGGGCAAGGGGCATCTATGGTTGCACCCTTCTGGTCTGGGTTTGACGCAAGGATGGTGACAAGCCTCACAGTTTGTCCCACCGTGTATATCGTCCCCGGCACCAATAACGGTGTGACATTCCAGTGTGCACGCGTGATTCGTGCACGGCAATTGACGTCCGCACGCACGACCGCAGCTTGATGGTTTGGTCAAGTGGCACGGATAGTTGGCAGTCTCATGGCCACCTAAGTCACCAATTGAGGCTTGTCCACCATTTTGAATTAATCTCAGTACTTACCCAGACAAGTTACCGGCACAGGTACGACACACTCGGGACACGGCAAATTTTGCCTCTGAACTTGAGTGGATCTTTCCCAAGGCATGCTGGCCTTCTCCTCGATCTTGACCAGGACGAAGGAGTGACAGGGCGCAGGACAACGGTGGTCGCACTTCATCTGTTTCTTGTCGCACACCTGTTTGCAGGGTGGACACTCGTTGAAGTGACAGCGGTGTTTGACGCGTTGCTCGTGATGGCAATCCGGAGGGATCCTAATGGGTCAGAAAAAGAGAGGCTAGGCATTAAATCAGACAAACAAGTGTGCGTTGCCTCGCCTCGCCTCGCTAAACACTTACAAACAGGGCTGTTGACACTTTGGGGGTTTGACCTTCAGTTTTCTGCCGCAAACCACCGTGATTTTAGTGAAACCGCAGCGGCAAGAAAGCTCTTTGGTTTGCTGGCAGGGGTAGCAGGGCCCTCTGTGACAGACCGATTGGCATTTGTGGTTGCCGCACTGTAGAGTGTTGCTGCACAGTTTTTCGCATGGTGGACAGTTGCCGTCGCAACACTGTGTAGAAAGTTTTATCAGTTTACATAAGAAGAAGTTTGCCATATGCTTACTTTTCTGTTGCAAGGATGTTTGCCGCAGTCCCTCATCTTCTTGCACTTAGTCTCGCAAAAATACGTTTTGCAACATTGGAGTTCTTTGGTGTGTAATGTGCATCTGCAGGATTTCGTTACGATTTCCAAACACTAaggagaaattatttttttaaatctttcacaCACAGAGTCAAAAGACTTACCAGTCCGCATTTGTCCTTGTGGCACCGATAGCTACAGGTGTGCACTCCGCACTCCAATAATTTGTCACAGGTGCTTCCGCAAGTCGGCGTATCCTTGGTACAGGGAAGCAGATACGACGACTTGCCGCAGGGGCAGTATCTGGTTTTGGTGAGGGGACAAGAATCGCATACGCCTGCGTGGCACACGTCTTGGCACCGGTGCTTCCCGCAATCCAACGGTTTGTTGCAGACCTTATCGCATTGCCAAATCGGATCGGCGCATTCACGCAATTTCTGTTGGCCTCCGCACATGCACTTTTGCACGCTCTTCTTCTCGCATGGTGGACATTCCCCCGGATGGCACGTGTGCCTGCAAGAGTGCTTTTCGCACGATAACTTTCTCCCGCAAATATTCTGGCAGGACCACCCCTTATTGGAGCATCGTCTTATGGAGGGTTCTTGGGTGCCACAGTGGCATGTCACCCGTACCGTCACCGGA encodes:
- the LOC126747360 gene encoding NF-X1-type zinc finger protein NFXL1; protein product: MSKNKPNPWNKNKQPQNPPKKRQQTGNGDVSGRSKFQEAQIKLQSAVEKHLKEYESSSEEEEESLDINLLDNILKQYKATGGTKDGTIKTETFIQETFLSGANTCLICISRVKRDDKIWNCKSCYGAFHLDCIQRWSKDTVMQQKQRIQDEVAPNKGHQLSWCCPKCRTEYPSDNYPARYLCFCEKRENPVYQPFVVPHSCGEICRKDLAPPCGHKCLLLCHPGPCPPCPVTVRVTCHCGTQEPSIRRCSNKGWSCQNICGRKLSCEKHSCRHTCHPGECPPCEKKSVQKCMCGGQQKLRECADPIWQCDKVCNKPLDCGKHRCQDVCHAGVCDSCPLTKTRYCPCGKSSYLLPCTKDTPTCGSTCDKLLECGVHTCSYRCHKDKCGLCLEIVTKSCRCTLHTKELQCCKTYFCETKCKKMRDCGKHPCNRKCCDGNCPPCEKLCSNTLQCGNHKCQSVCHRGPCYPCQQTKELSCRCGFTKITVVCGRKLKVKPPKCQQPCLIPPDCHHEQRVKHRCHFNECPPCKQVCDKKQMKCDHRCPAPCHSFVLVKIEEKASMPWERSTQVQRQNLPCPECVVPVPVTCLGGHETANYPCHLTKPSSCGRACGRQLPCTNHACTLECHTVIGAGDDIHGGTNCEACHHPCVKPRPEGCNHRCPLPCHSGACPPCKQMIKITCHCGLSQPYFRCADWLQVDKREELKSCGNQCPKNYDCGHRCKSNCHSGECPKEVCKKKVKVTCKCKRIKKEFQCDTVRNNGALVKCDEVCLEKQAEELKRREKEEQIRLQQEEMKNQKDLEEYQKKFSKKSRKFRKNDQGEQEETSFLKKHLVLLMGTLLVAVTSLVAYQTFVN